The genomic interval ACtggccagatttgagcatggtatttggggatgcCTATGCTAGAGAAAACTTAGGGGTTGAcagtgctcaagatttggattaCAACGAAGCTGATAATagtgttgatattgagcaagtctttgAATCTCTTAGTACCCCAGTGCATTTGGGTATGACTGACCccttccatgaggatactcctaCTCCAACTCAGACTACCACAAAGCGaaatcttgataggacacccacgggacgaagaaaaaagagcgctaataagggagatagccacgtCAAGGACatgtatgggaagtatttatccattaaaattgagaaagcgtccagtacttctgttacatctcctgttcATGGTGGGGAAGGTGCATTTCGTCCTCGAGATTTTAGTGTGAGTGCATCTGAGGCGGTATTATCCTCCATACCAGATATGTCAAAGGAGACGTACTTGAAGGCCACAAGTCGTATGTGtgctgatcctagttggagggagttgtttgtctgtcCAAAGCCTAttaagaggacttggcttttagatgccttCGAGTAGTTTAAGGGCAATGGGCCCTTTGTCTAATTCTAATGTTGAGACTAATTCTGATGGTTGTGTTTGAATattacttttgataattttggattcagGATAATACT from Macadamia integrifolia cultivar HAES 741 unplaced genomic scaffold, SCU_Mint_v3 scaffold_219A, whole genome shotgun sequence carries:
- the LOC122071417 gene encoding uncharacterized protein LOC122071417 — encoded protein: MKEAVKNGHKSDNSFNKTEWEDITKQFQKALNRTVRREQLRNKINKLKQEYQQFKRLLNTTRVGWNTMTKSVTVDDESVWDRAIQANPGWLKYKKCGLNNWPDLSMVFGDAYARENLGVDSAQDLDYNEADNSVDIEQVFESLSTPVHLGMTDPFHEDTPTPTQTTTKRNLDRTPTGRRKKSANKGDSHVKDMYGKYLSIKIEKASSTSVTSPVHGGEGAFRPRDFSVSASEAVLSSIPDMSKETYLKATSRMCADPSWRELFVCPKPIKRTWLLDAFE